A part of Desulfofundulus salinus genomic DNA contains:
- a CDS encoding radical SAM protein, whose product MGYRDLFPDELAARVEKAVELLADCTVCAQYCHVNRLEGEKGFCRGGRLAAVSSWGPHFGEEEVLVGRHGSGTIFFAHCNLACRFCQNCDISQYGEGSELTARELAGAMLELQDMGCHNINLVSPSHYVPQILEALYIAAGDGLTLPLVYNTGGYDALHTLKLLDGVVDIYMPDIKFGDDGIGERYTRAANYFTVAKQAVKEMHRQVGDLVVDERGMAVRGLLVRHLVMPGDLARTGAVMKFLAGEISPNTFVNIMDQYYPAHEARRYPELSRRITREEFRRAVEIARECGLQRIYS is encoded by the coding sequence ATGGGTTACCGCGATCTTTTTCCAGACGAACTGGCGGCCCGGGTGGAAAAGGCGGTGGAGCTCCTGGCTGATTGCACTGTTTGCGCCCAGTACTGTCATGTCAACCGGTTGGAGGGGGAAAAGGGGTTCTGCCGGGGCGGGCGGCTGGCGGCGGTGAGCAGCTGGGGTCCCCATTTTGGGGAAGAGGAAGTCCTGGTGGGCCGGCACGGTTCGGGGACCATTTTTTTCGCCCATTGCAACCTGGCCTGCCGCTTTTGCCAGAACTGTGACATAAGCCAGTACGGCGAAGGCAGCGAACTGACCGCCCGGGAACTGGCCGGCGCCATGCTGGAATTGCAGGATATGGGCTGCCATAACATTAACCTGGTTTCCCCCAGCCACTATGTGCCGCAAATCCTGGAAGCCCTGTATATTGCCGCCGGTGATGGCTTAACCCTGCCCCTGGTTTACAATACCGGTGGATATGATGCCCTGCACACTTTAAAGTTATTGGACGGGGTAGTGGATATTTACATGCCCGACATCAAGTTTGGCGATGACGGGATTGGTGAGCGCTATACCAGGGCGGCCAATTATTTTACGGTGGCCAAACAGGCGGTTAAGGAAATGCACCGGCAGGTAGGGGATCTGGTGGTGGATGAGCGGGGTATGGCCGTCAGAGGACTGCTGGTGCGCCATCTGGTCATGCCCGGCGATCTCGCCCGTACCGGGGCGGTGATGAAATTCCTGGCCGGGGAGATATCCCCCAACACCTTTGTAAATATTATGGATCAATATTACCCGGCCCATGAGGCCCGCCGCTATCCGGAACTATCCCGGCGGATTACCCGTGAGGAGTTTCGCCGGGCGGTGGAAATTGCCCGGGAATGCGGTTTGCAGCGCATTTATTCGTAA
- a CDS encoding ATP/GTP-binding protein — MAEGKKTRKIAILGGPGTGKTTLCKQLDVDYSMAGYISDVCLEFARSYIAWYGVPRSIFEQFLLYEGQKRREEELSYCDIIFCDNATILNYVYGLLSCDFKNPKEVYALMKLYEWAMRDLPEYDIFYVPREFDVEKDGIRYQDSDFAVVVDAKIKNFLDIMNVPYTIVRGDLETRVKTVKEKIGFVEKRKRCTAIHEVALRNDNGSCPV; from the coding sequence ATGGCCGAGGGTAAAAAGACCAGAAAGATTGCCATTCTTGGTGGTCCGGGTACGGGTAAAACAACGTTATGTAAACAGTTAGATGTGGATTACAGCATGGCCGGCTATATAAGTGACGTTTGCCTGGAATTTGCCCGCTCATACATTGCCTGGTACGGGGTGCCCAGGAGCATTTTTGAACAGTTTCTGCTCTATGAGGGGCAAAAACGCCGGGAAGAGGAGCTTTCCTACTGCGACATTATTTTCTGCGACAACGCCACCATTTTGAATTACGTGTACGGCCTGTTGAGCTGCGATTTCAAAAACCCGAAGGAAGTTTACGCCTTGATGAAACTGTATGAGTGGGCCATGCGAGACCTGCCCGAGTATGACATCTTTTACGTGCCCCGGGAGTTTGATGTGGAAAAAGACGGAATAAGGTACCAGGACAGTGATTTTGCCGTGGTCGTGGATGCCAAGATAAAAAATTTCCTGGATATCATGAATGTACCCTACACCATAGTAAGAGGGGACCTGGAAACCAGGGTAAAGACGGTTAAGGAAAAAATCGGTTTTGTAGAAAAGCGCAAGCGCTGTACTGCCATCCACGAGGTGGCTTTACGGAACGATAATGGAAGCTGTCCGGTTTAA
- a CDS encoding spore coat protein yields the protein MQFSDRDILADMLTGAKMISTGYHMAVLEAANDRVRNTLIHINNEEMNTQKQIFDLMHSRGWYPLDPVFTGTPMGPEATNIRGPEGPMGRMAPGMGPAQM from the coding sequence GTGCAGTTTTCCGACCGGGATATCCTGGCCGATATGCTCACCGGAGCCAAGATGATCTCCACGGGTTATCACATGGCCGTGCTGGAAGCGGCTAATGACCGGGTGCGGAACACCCTTATCCATATCAACAATGAAGAAATGAACACCCAAAAGCAAATCTTTGATTTGATGCACTCCCGGGGCTGGTACCCCCTCGATCCCGTTTTCACGGGTACGCCTATGGGACCGGAAGCTACCAACATCCGTGGGCCCGAGGGGCCTATGGGGAGAATGGCTCCCGGAATGGGTCCCGCGCAAATGTAA